From Synoicihabitans lomoniglobus, the proteins below share one genomic window:
- a CDS encoding Gfo/Idh/MocA family oxidoreductase, translating into MVPVKQPDQIRLAILGCSPGNGHPYSWSAIFNGYDRDLMTAECPYPGIPAYLNQEPSATLTIPGARVTHICCTGAGDFSAEHVARCAHIPHVVEKPTDVIGHVDAVIIATDIGGDHVERARPFVEAGLPVFVDKPLADNLPDLQTFHNWVEAGHAIMSSSCMRYAREFLPYRQSTQTLGALRFVSITTAKRWETYGIHALEGIYPIVGPGFETVRNTGTPERNIVHLTHRDRIDIVAVATADLYGAFGCLQLGGTTGHAEAAFGDTLHAFKAQLAAFIDFLRTGERPFPFAETVELIKLVIAGKLSRDEGGREVRLSELTLT; encoded by the coding sequence ATGGTTCCCGTCAAGCAACCCGATCAAATCCGACTCGCCATCCTCGGGTGCTCACCGGGCAACGGCCACCCGTATTCCTGGAGCGCCATTTTCAACGGCTATGATCGCGATCTCATGACGGCTGAATGCCCCTACCCGGGCATCCCCGCCTACTTGAACCAAGAGCCGAGCGCGACCCTCACCATTCCCGGGGCTCGGGTCACCCATATCTGCTGCACCGGGGCCGGCGACTTTTCCGCCGAGCATGTGGCCCGCTGCGCGCACATCCCCCACGTGGTTGAAAAACCCACCGATGTGATCGGCCATGTCGATGCCGTGATCATTGCCACCGACATCGGCGGCGACCACGTGGAACGCGCGCGCCCCTTCGTCGAAGCCGGTCTGCCCGTCTTTGTCGATAAGCCCCTCGCCGATAACCTGCCGGATCTGCAAACGTTCCACAACTGGGTCGAAGCCGGGCACGCCATCATGTCGTCGAGCTGCATGCGCTACGCCCGTGAGTTCCTGCCCTACCGGCAGTCCACCCAAACCCTCGGCGCGCTGCGCTTTGTCAGTATCACCACCGCAAAACGTTGGGAGACCTACGGCATCCACGCCCTCGAAGGGATCTATCCAATCGTCGGTCCGGGCTTTGAAACCGTGCGCAACACCGGCACACCCGAACGCAACATCGTGCATCTCACCCATCGCGACAGGATCGACATTGTCGCGGTTGCCACCGCCGATCTCTACGGTGCCTTCGGCTGCCTGCAACTCGGCGGCACCACCGGCCACGCCGAAGCCGCTTTTGGCGACACCCTGCACGCGTTCAAAGCGCAACTCGCCGCCTTCATCGACTTCCTGCGCACCGGTGAACGGCCCTTCCCTTTCGCCGAAACCGTCGAGCTGATCAAACTCGTCATCGCCGGAAAGCTCAGCCGCGACGAAGGCGGCCGTGAGGTGCGGCTCTCCGAACTCACGCTCACCTGA
- a CDS encoding SDR family oxidoreductase, which translates to MSDVPSFSLGGKVVVQFGGTGVLGRSLVTALAGAGATLIVASRNRDSLASLATKEHEAGRTVHVDEVDIGSEASLQALRDRILATHGRIDGIVFNAVSRPMKSYDDNLAAWQASMDVNATGFFATVRAFGDAMVGQKSGSIVNIASQMGSIGMNPWLYEETPMQIPPDYFFHKGGMINLTRYLASHYGSHNVRVNVVSPGGIYNPDQPQAEAFVTRYGKMTMLGRLAQAREIGGSVVFLLSDASTYVTGTNIAIDGGYTAK; encoded by the coding sequence ATGTCTGACGTGCCCTCATTTTCCCTGGGCGGCAAAGTCGTCGTGCAATTCGGGGGCACCGGGGTGCTCGGCCGATCACTCGTCACCGCTCTTGCCGGAGCCGGGGCCACGCTGATCGTGGCCTCCCGCAATCGCGATTCACTCGCCAGCCTGGCGACCAAGGAACACGAGGCGGGCCGCACCGTGCATGTCGACGAAGTCGACATTGGCTCCGAGGCGTCACTCCAAGCTCTCCGTGATCGCATCCTCGCTACCCACGGCCGCATCGACGGCATCGTATTCAACGCCGTCAGTCGGCCGATGAAATCCTACGACGACAACCTCGCCGCTTGGCAGGCCTCCATGGACGTCAACGCCACCGGCTTCTTCGCCACCGTGCGTGCGTTTGGCGACGCCATGGTCGGACAAAAATCCGGCAGCATCGTGAACATTGCTTCGCAAATGGGCTCGATCGGCATGAATCCGTGGCTCTACGAAGAGACTCCGATGCAGATCCCGCCCGACTATTTCTTTCACAAGGGCGGCATGATCAACCTCACGCGGTATCTGGCATCCCACTACGGCTCCCACAATGTGCGCGTCAACGTCGTCTCTCCCGGTGGAATCTATAATCCCGACCAACCGCAGGCCGAAGCTTTTGTGACTCGCTACGGTAAGATGACGATGCTGGGCCGCCTGGCCCAGGCTCGCGAAATTGGCGGCAGCGTCGTGTTCCTGCTCAGCGATGCCTCCACCTACGTCACTGGCACTAACATCGCCATCGACGGAGGCTACACCGCAAAATAA
- a CDS encoding HpcH/HpaI aldolase family protein, which translates to MKLRPSRVLKRLADGQLPTSLKINLADPRVIEIAGLCDVDAVWLCQEHVANDWIALENQIRAARVHNIDSLVRVSRGSYSDYIRPFESDATGIIVPHVANADEAREIVQWTRFRPIGRRALDGGNIDGKFCLTPVEDYLEHANTERLVIFQIESPEALEHVEEIAAVPGFNGILFGPGDFSHLIGKVGQLNAPEVVAARQRVGAACRANGKFAMTAGVFAPLEDLVAEGYRVINIGADVVAMSSYIQQRLHTVQDTISKLPTTLKPAAQSPYV; encoded by the coding sequence ATGAAACTCCGACCCAGCCGCGTGCTGAAACGTCTCGCCGACGGCCAACTGCCGACGTCCCTCAAAATCAATCTCGCCGATCCGCGCGTCATCGAAATCGCCGGACTCTGCGACGTCGATGCCGTGTGGCTCTGCCAGGAACACGTGGCCAACGACTGGATCGCGCTGGAGAATCAAATTCGCGCTGCACGCGTGCATAACATCGACTCCCTGGTGCGCGTCTCCCGCGGGAGCTACAGCGACTACATTCGGCCGTTCGAATCGGACGCCACCGGCATCATTGTGCCCCACGTTGCCAACGCCGACGAAGCGCGAGAAATCGTGCAATGGACCCGGTTCCGCCCCATCGGCAGACGGGCTTTGGACGGAGGAAACATCGACGGGAAATTTTGCCTCACCCCGGTCGAAGACTATCTCGAACACGCCAACACCGAGCGCCTGGTCATCTTCCAAATCGAGTCCCCCGAAGCCCTCGAACACGTCGAAGAAATTGCCGCCGTGCCCGGTTTCAACGGGATCCTGTTCGGCCCGGGAGACTTCAGTCATTTGATCGGAAAAGTCGGCCAACTCAATGCGCCGGAAGTCGTCGCCGCGCGTCAACGCGTGGGGGCGGCTTGTCGGGCCAACGGCAAATTTGCCATGACCGCCGGGGTATTCGCTCCGCTCGAGGATTTGGTCGCAGAAGGCTATCGGGTGATCAACATTGGGGCAGACGTTGTCGCCATGTCATCCTATATCCAACAACGCCTGCACACCGTGCAGGACACCATCAGCAAGCTGCCGACCACACTCAAACCGGCCGCTCAGTCTCCCTATGTCTGA
- a CDS encoding GntR family transcriptional regulator, translating to MKSVNTDVAYDYVRRRILSGEYPPGHALITEGLSTATGVSRTPVRDALRKLEADGLVTIRAHAGASVKIMDLKEFKEMCDLRLALESHAAGLAAQYRNERDLAEMRHANSEMKRLTGAILKKKSEEPLISELVREDVRFHIAIMTAARNDLIKKEILRLHLINRVVSGQNGTDRATQTKALRDVHRQEVLESHNQILTAIEAGDAAGAKQAMEHHIQDIIDNRLSAMVGAESGLITHELTDEELVYSP from the coding sequence ATGAAAAGCGTCAATACCGATGTAGCCTACGACTACGTGCGCCGCCGAATCTTAAGCGGAGAATACCCCCCCGGACACGCGTTGATTACCGAAGGGTTGTCCACCGCCACTGGTGTGAGCCGCACCCCCGTGCGCGACGCCCTGCGAAAGCTGGAGGCAGACGGTTTGGTGACGATCCGCGCCCACGCCGGCGCCAGCGTCAAAATCATGGACTTGAAGGAATTCAAGGAGATGTGCGATTTGCGCCTCGCGCTTGAGAGCCATGCCGCCGGACTCGCCGCGCAATATCGCAATGAGCGCGACCTGGCGGAGATGCGTCACGCCAACTCCGAGATGAAACGGCTCACTGGTGCCATCCTCAAAAAGAAGTCCGAGGAGCCCCTCATCTCAGAACTGGTGCGGGAAGATGTTCGATTCCATATCGCCATTATGACCGCGGCCCGGAACGACCTCATCAAAAAGGAAATCCTTCGCCTGCACCTTATCAATCGAGTGGTATCGGGGCAAAACGGCACCGACCGCGCCACCCAGACCAAAGCACTTCGCGACGTGCATCGCCAGGAAGTGCTGGAGAGTCATAATCAAATCCTCACCGCGATCGAAGCCGGTGATGCTGCCGGGGCCAAACAAGCCATGGAGCATCATATACAGGATATCATCGACAACCGTTTGTCGGCGATGGTGGGAGCCGAAAGCGGGCTCATTACCCACGAATTAACCGACGAAGAGTTGGTGTATTCTCCGTAG
- a CDS encoding TonB-dependent siderophore receptor — protein MPLARPGRRLLTCAAMTAASLGLSAQSEPATKKSSESDAIVMSTFEVSTERDVGYFSAETTAGTRTSKPLVELPGTVSIINEAMIKDLKIDRLADALNYGTAGVTSLDIIQDDFSIRGYRESNRFRDGVSQSGFFNNQLYDIERIEVLKGPVALSFGSGTILGGAVNMIAKAPSATPVREVDVSIGGNSFVRGTVNVSDALTDDKNVRYRVTAGAQNDDRWKEMERDNNIFFGSGVDFDFGNSTVSLYGYHYETDSYIYFNDFLTSQTPAAGILEFNDNSTESFSTARGKDVYYDSTDDYFKASMATQLNDDLSFKVLYRYQGLKDRRRIIRGISLDADGYTLNRQDIPFAIDGDTSTVQADLNYLLNFAGMTHDITVGVDYTHSFSRQGLVVLPVDPIDTRNPDFSSDDNLPMGDAIPAFTSDNANYSDVTSYYVSDYLSFFEDKLTLVGGIRWVDVITSRKNRINGDITREETPTQSAPRYGAVYQPTKNTSVYLVHSETVASSNGLNQRGELLPDSVGEMDEIGIKAFDIKLLGGQLFSSVAYFDMAKTNVRVILPDIDPQTGFSIITTTTGDTSKGFEFELGYRAEVGPGQVDLIATHYNAETRNADGLRVPFAPDDVSSLLLKYSWSEGALDGLAIGLGGYFESTKLASTSQTLILDYGNTYDAFVNYSWNDWRFSLNLNNMSDNRYVARYAAPGLIQGSEPRTVRLNVGYSW, from the coding sequence ATGCCTCTCGCCCGACCGGGGCGGCGACTACTCACGTGTGCAGCCATGACGGCAGCCTCCCTTGGATTGTCCGCGCAATCCGAACCCGCGACCAAAAAATCCTCGGAGTCAGATGCGATCGTCATGTCGACCTTCGAGGTCAGCACCGAACGTGACGTCGGTTACTTCTCCGCCGAGACCACCGCTGGCACTCGCACCTCGAAGCCACTCGTCGAACTTCCCGGCACCGTGAGCATCATCAACGAAGCGATGATCAAGGATCTGAAGATCGATCGTCTCGCCGATGCGCTCAACTACGGCACGGCCGGAGTCACTTCGCTGGATATCATCCAGGACGACTTTTCGATTCGCGGCTACCGCGAGAGCAATCGCTTCCGTGATGGCGTCTCCCAGTCCGGTTTCTTCAACAACCAACTCTACGACATCGAGCGCATCGAAGTGCTCAAGGGTCCCGTGGCGCTGAGCTTCGGCTCCGGCACGATTCTCGGCGGCGCGGTCAACATGATCGCCAAAGCCCCTTCGGCCACGCCCGTGCGTGAGGTCGACGTGAGCATCGGCGGCAACAGCTTCGTCCGCGGCACGGTCAACGTGTCCGACGCACTGACGGATGATAAGAACGTCCGCTACCGCGTCACCGCCGGCGCGCAGAACGACGACCGTTGGAAGGAGATGGAACGCGATAACAACATCTTCTTCGGCAGCGGCGTTGATTTCGATTTCGGCAACTCGACCGTGTCCCTCTACGGCTACCACTACGAGACCGACAGCTACATCTACTTCAACGATTTCCTCACCAGCCAGACGCCTGCCGCCGGTATCTTGGAGTTCAACGACAACTCCACCGAAAGCTTCTCCACCGCTCGCGGGAAGGACGTCTACTACGATAGCACCGACGACTACTTCAAAGCGTCGATGGCCACGCAGTTGAACGACGATCTCTCCTTCAAGGTGCTCTACCGTTATCAGGGCCTGAAGGATCGCCGCCGCATCATTCGTGGCATCTCGTTGGACGCCGATGGTTACACCCTCAATCGTCAGGACATCCCTTTCGCCATCGACGGCGATACGTCCACCGTCCAGGCCGATTTGAACTACTTGCTCAACTTCGCCGGTATGACCCACGACATCACCGTGGGTGTCGACTACACGCACTCGTTCAGCCGCCAAGGTCTGGTCGTTCTGCCCGTCGATCCGATCGACACGCGCAATCCTGACTTCTCCAGCGACGACAATCTGCCCATGGGCGACGCCATCCCGGCTTTCACCTCGGACAACGCCAACTACTCCGACGTCACGTCCTACTACGTCAGCGACTACCTTTCCTTCTTTGAGGACAAGTTGACTTTAGTCGGTGGCATTCGCTGGGTCGATGTCATCACCAGCCGCAAGAATCGTATCAACGGTGATATCACCCGCGAAGAGACCCCCACCCAAAGCGCTCCCCGCTATGGCGCGGTCTATCAACCCACCAAAAACACGTCCGTCTACTTGGTTCACTCCGAAACGGTTGCGTCTTCCAATGGTCTGAACCAACGCGGCGAGCTCCTGCCCGACTCCGTCGGCGAGATGGATGAAATCGGCATCAAGGCCTTCGACATCAAGTTGCTGGGCGGCCAGCTCTTCTCCTCGGTCGCCTACTTCGACATGGCGAAAACCAATGTCCGCGTGATCCTGCCGGACATCGATCCGCAAACCGGATTCAGCATCATCACCACCACGACGGGTGACACCTCCAAGGGCTTTGAATTCGAATTGGGCTACCGCGCCGAAGTCGGCCCCGGTCAAGTCGATCTGATCGCCACCCACTACAATGCCGAGACCCGCAATGCCGACGGCCTCCGCGTGCCGTTTGCTCCGGACGATGTATCGAGCCTGTTGCTCAAGTATAGCTGGAGCGAGGGCGCTCTCGACGGTCTCGCCATTGGTCTCGGTGGCTACTTCGAAAGCACCAAGCTCGCCTCCACCTCCCAGACGCTGATTCTGGACTACGGCAATACCTACGACGCGTTCGTCAACTACAGCTGGAATGACTGGCGCTTCAGCCTGAACCTGAACAACATGTCGGACAACCGCTACGTGGCTCGCTACGCCGCCCCTGGTTTGATCCAAGGCAGCGAACCCCGCACCGTCCGCTTGAACGTCGGCTACAGCTGGTAG